A region of Haloplanus sp. XH21 DNA encodes the following proteins:
- the guaB gene encoding IMP dehydrogenase, with protein sequence MANDVPDSGPFSEKLRVPEALTFDDVLLRPMESHVEPDEADVSTQVSTNVSLNIPILSAAMDTVTEGELAIAMARNGGLGVLHRNMTADEMVVEIERVKRADELVIRRDDVVTARPDQTVREVDEMMEREGVSGAPVVDEDDVVLGIISATDIRPYLEVGESDEVRKAMTDEVITASEGVTARTALELMYDHKIERVPIVDEDDHLVGLVTMQGILQRREHENAARDEDGALRIGVAVGPFEDDRARTADEAGADVLFIDCAHAHNRNVIDSAREISGGVEADVVVGNIGTREAAEAVVDFADGVKVGIGPGSICTTRVVTGAGMPQITAVSEVADVASKHDVPVIADGGIRYSGDAIKAIAAGADAVMLGSYFAGTKEAPGRVITMNGKKYKQYRGMGSVGAMRSGGGDRYLKEEDDDEGFVPEGVEAATPYKGTLASELHQLVGGMKSGMGYVGAATIPEFKERSRFVRVSAAGQTEGHPHDVMITDEAPNYSPQE encoded by the coding sequence ATGGCGAACGACGTTCCCGATTCTGGACCCTTCTCGGAGAAGCTACGAGTACCGGAGGCGCTCACGTTCGACGACGTGTTGTTGCGCCCGATGGAGAGCCACGTCGAACCCGACGAGGCCGACGTCTCGACACAGGTGTCGACGAACGTCTCGCTCAACATTCCGATCCTCTCGGCGGCGATGGACACGGTGACCGAGGGCGAACTGGCCATCGCGATGGCGCGCAACGGCGGTCTCGGCGTGCTCCACCGCAACATGACCGCCGACGAGATGGTCGTCGAAATCGAGCGCGTCAAGCGCGCCGACGAACTCGTCATCCGGCGCGACGACGTGGTGACGGCGCGCCCGGACCAGACCGTCCGCGAGGTAGACGAGATGATGGAGCGCGAGGGCGTCAGCGGCGCTCCCGTGGTCGACGAGGACGATGTCGTCCTCGGGATCATCTCCGCGACGGACATCCGGCCCTATCTGGAGGTCGGCGAGTCCGACGAGGTGCGCAAGGCGATGACCGACGAGGTCATCACCGCCAGCGAGGGCGTCACCGCGCGCACCGCCCTCGAACTCATGTACGATCACAAGATCGAACGCGTTCCCATCGTCGACGAGGACGACCACCTCGTGGGTCTCGTCACGATGCAGGGGATCCTCCAGCGCCGCGAACACGAGAACGCCGCGCGCGACGAGGACGGCGCGCTCCGCATCGGCGTCGCCGTCGGTCCCTTCGAGGACGACCGCGCCCGCACCGCCGACGAGGCGGGGGCTGACGTGCTCTTCATCGACTGTGCGCACGCCCACAACCGCAACGTCATCGACAGCGCCCGCGAGATCAGCGGGGGCGTCGAGGCGGATGTCGTCGTCGGCAACATCGGTACGCGCGAGGCGGCCGAGGCCGTCGTCGACTTCGCCGACGGCGTGAAGGTCGGCATCGGGCCGGGATCCATCTGTACCACGCGCGTCGTCACCGGCGCGGGGATGCCCCAGATCACCGCCGTCTCGGAGGTGGCCGACGTGGCCAGCAAACACGACGTGCCCGTCATCGCCGACGGCGGCATCCGGTACTCCGGCGACGCCATCAAGGCCATCGCCGCGGGCGCCGACGCGGTCATGCTCGGTTCGTACTTCGCCGGCACCAAGGAGGCCCCCGGCCGGGTCATCACGATGAACGGCAAGAAGTACAAGCAGTACCGCGGCATGGGGTCGGTCGGTGCCATGCGTTCCGGCGGCGGCGACCGCTACCTCAAGGAGGAGGACGACGACGAGGGGTTCGTCCCCGAGGGCGTCGAGGCGGCCACCCCGTACAAGGGGACGCTCGCCTCCGAACTCCACCAGCTCGTCGGCGGGATGAAGTCGGGCATGGGCTACGTCGGTGCGGCGACCATCCCCGAGTTCAAGGAGCGATCCCGCTTCGTCCGTGTCTCGGCGGCCGGCCAGACCGAGGGTCACCCCCACGACGTGATGATCACGGACGAGGCGCCGAACTACAGTCCCCAGGAGTGA
- a CDS encoding HalX domain-containing protein has translation MSADTPRVLVVEDERDLADLYATWLSDTYHVRTARDGHEALEKLDSDVSVVLLDRRMPDISGDDILDAIQDRDLDCRVAMVTAVEPEEDIIDMRFDTYLVKPVTRDELERTVSNLLVRDEYDEGIQRLFSLASKKALLEAEKEPSTLEQSEKYQDLLDDIDQLRAELDDKLARIDAADDLTAVYRDLEADDRRD, from the coding sequence ATGAGCGCCGACACCCCTCGCGTCCTCGTCGTCGAGGACGAACGTGACCTGGCCGACCTCTATGCCACCTGGCTCAGCGACACCTATCACGTTCGGACGGCGAGAGACGGCCACGAGGCGCTGGAGAAACTGGATTCGGACGTGTCGGTTGTCCTCCTCGACCGACGGATGCCCGACATCTCGGGCGACGACATCCTCGACGCCATTCAGGACCGTGACCTCGACTGTCGGGTCGCGATGGTGACGGCGGTCGAGCCCGAGGAGGACATCATCGACATGCGATTCGACACCTACCTCGTCAAACCCGTCACCCGAGACGAACTCGAGCGGACGGTTTCGAACCTGCTCGTTCGCGACGAGTACGACGAGGGGATCCAGCGGCTCTTCTCGCTCGCCTCGAAGAAAGCACTCCTCGAAGCGGAGAAAGAGCCGTCGACGCTCGAACAGTCCGAGAAGTATCAGGATCTCCTCGACGACATCGATCAACTTCGCGCGGAACTCGACGACAAGCTCGCGCGGATCGACGCTGCCGACGATCTCACCGCCGTCTATCGCGATCTCGAAGCCGACGACCGTCGCGACTGA
- a CDS encoding DUF7503 family protein: MSESDSGTVATYLKNNPRMMGVLFTMLLLLSQAGTVAAGNSGAISGP; this comes from the coding sequence ATGTCCGAAAGTGACAGCGGCACGGTGGCAACGTACCTCAAAAACAACCCGCGGATGATGGGCGTCCTGTTCACGATGCTCCTCCTGCTCTCGCAGGCGGGCACCGTGGCAGCCGGAAACAGCGGTGCGATCTCCGGCCCCTAA
- a CDS encoding CHAT domain-containing protein — protein MSRSGQARGGRADTTDEPLEVSFSSLDDESGLVVTDLIERDQFRLYTDTPVSPSPADPSAHRFPVDAAVTIGAAEIELPTVVSVCVRDDAGEMLAETEHFAYEEFPAGTYSLELCGPIKIYLRVDAPVTVASDVNRTRIEFDDHRQVHVGARSHHEGPAATITTTDDPTDVMAAVSEFSSALKTTSPERSYPTLRGHPPLVELGDAVDVPDALSSPETGVRLELPPDYESIYVAAPLAYYVAADVVPGGAPRLVTDDGFEHDLDTVRGFETEVERVLKQTFFLDCVTRTEGYYNVDLHERAAVETDLDLDFEWLYEQSLSTQLEEYLSVPFGAVEDELPEWRLTSHVAPTPENVELLPFVTNDLAVVRTPQDQPEPSSAVQTTAANEFFRDEAFTRSAAADEASRSYVQPETTDSLEQSWVGEGAPIGASKATTAAFYNRLDRTPTDGDIGITVVCNDPRMADERDVVDAVYGSREELPFDVQVHHDLTQRELRRVLSAEADLLHYIGHIDAEGFECADGKLDATTLTDAGADAFLLNACQSYEQGSALIEAGAIAGIVTLSDVINSGAVRIGRMLARLLNRGFTIGSALEVARDDSVIGDQYTVIGDSSLSLARTDGGPPNVCVVNRTADGYELGWKPYPATGIGMGSLVMPWINDEDQYYLWSGDSRSFDMTADELQQFLSLETVPVKIDGSLVWSDELDFSTL, from the coding sequence ATGAGTCGCTCCGGGCAAGCGCGTGGGGGGCGCGCTGACACGACGGACGAGCCCCTCGAAGTGTCGTTTTCCTCACTCGACGACGAGTCGGGGCTGGTCGTCACGGACCTGATCGAGCGCGATCAGTTCCGACTGTACACTGACACGCCAGTCTCGCCGAGTCCGGCGGATCCCTCGGCGCACCGATTCCCCGTCGACGCCGCGGTGACCATCGGTGCCGCGGAAATCGAACTCCCGACGGTCGTCTCGGTCTGTGTCCGCGACGACGCGGGCGAGATGCTGGCCGAGACCGAACATTTCGCCTACGAGGAGTTTCCTGCGGGCACCTACAGCCTCGAGCTCTGTGGGCCGATCAAGATCTACCTGCGCGTCGACGCCCCCGTCACGGTGGCGTCGGACGTCAACCGGACGCGCATCGAGTTCGACGACCATCGACAGGTCCACGTCGGCGCGCGCTCCCACCACGAAGGGCCGGCGGCGACGATCACCACGACCGACGACCCGACGGACGTGATGGCGGCCGTATCGGAGTTCTCGTCGGCACTGAAGACCACGTCTCCCGAACGGTCGTATCCGACGCTCCGGGGTCACCCGCCGCTCGTCGAACTCGGCGACGCGGTCGACGTGCCCGACGCCCTGTCGTCGCCGGAGACGGGCGTCAGACTCGAACTCCCGCCAGACTACGAGTCCATCTACGTGGCCGCGCCGCTGGCGTACTACGTCGCCGCCGATGTCGTGCCGGGGGGAGCTCCCCGTCTGGTGACCGACGACGGCTTCGAACACGACCTCGATACGGTGCGGGGCTTCGAGACGGAGGTCGAACGCGTCCTCAAGCAGACGTTCTTCCTCGACTGTGTGACCCGCACCGAGGGGTACTACAACGTCGACCTGCACGAGCGCGCGGCCGTCGAAACCGATCTGGATCTGGACTTCGAGTGGCTGTACGAGCAGTCGCTGTCGACGCAACTCGAGGAGTATCTCTCCGTGCCGTTCGGCGCCGTCGAGGACGAACTGCCGGAGTGGCGGCTCACCTCTCACGTCGCGCCGACGCCCGAGAACGTGGAACTGCTCCCCTTCGTCACCAACGACCTCGCCGTCGTGCGAACGCCACAGGACCAGCCGGAGCCGAGTTCGGCAGTTCAGACTACCGCCGCGAACGAGTTCTTCCGGGACGAAGCGTTCACGCGGAGCGCCGCGGCCGACGAAGCGTCGCGGTCGTACGTCCAGCCGGAGACGACGGACTCGCTCGAACAGTCCTGGGTGGGCGAGGGCGCCCCCATCGGCGCCAGCAAGGCGACCACCGCCGCGTTCTACAACCGCCTCGACCGAACGCCGACCGACGGCGACATCGGCATCACCGTCGTCTGTAACGACCCCCGGATGGCCGACGAACGCGACGTCGTCGACGCGGTGTACGGCTCCCGGGAGGAGCTCCCGTTCGACGTGCAGGTCCACCACGACCTGACCCAGCGCGAGCTACGACGGGTGCTCTCGGCCGAGGCGGATCTCCTCCACTACATCGGCCACATCGACGCCGAGGGGTTCGAATGCGCCGACGGCAAACTCGACGCGACGACGCTGACGGACGCCGGCGCGGACGCCTTCCTGCTCAACGCGTGCCAGTCGTACGAACAGGGATCGGCCCTCATCGAGGCGGGCGCCATCGCCGGCATCGTCACGCTCTCGGACGTCATCAACAGCGGCGCCGTCAGAATCGGACGGATGCTGGCGCGCCTGCTCAACCGCGGGTTCACCATCGGGAGCGCACTGGAGGTAGCTCGCGACGATTCGGTCATCGGCGACCAGTACACCGTCATCGGCGACAGTAGCCTGTCGCTGGCGCGGACCGACGGCGGCCCGCCGAACGTCTGTGTGGTCAACCGAACCGCCGATGGCTACGAACTCGGATGGAAACCGTACCCGGCGACGGGAATCGGTATGGGGAGCCTCGTCATGCCGTGGATCAACGACGAGGATCAGTACTACCTCTGGTCGGGCGACTCGCGCTCGTTCGATATGACGGCCGACGAACTCCAGCAGTTCCTCTCGCTCGAGACGGTGCCGGTGAAAATCGACGGGTCGCTCGTCTGGAGTGACGAACTCGACTTCTCGACGCTTTAG
- a CDS encoding DUF7504 family protein, with protein MVAGGGMGPDDEGVSFAHALATLKEQGSALLVVGSVPEEMFATASATMLGDPDADPPRRRLVVAPEPSRQSAIERLRETGPLSSEYARLVTRGESARSAATTAESFEQVTPRTHVIDGTLQDLGETVATVIEEFDLFAGGLDPAEFRMAFDCLPTVLAAHGRETAFRLVHVLVAQARSVGGLVHFRLPRDLSAEVVRLFQPLFDATVELRIDGERLDQRWHFRDRDLTSDWLPLETPET; from the coding sequence ATGGTTGCGGGTGGTGGGATGGGCCCAGACGACGAGGGGGTTAGCTTCGCACACGCGCTAGCAACACTGAAAGAGCAGGGAAGTGCCCTCCTCGTCGTAGGATCGGTCCCCGAAGAGATGTTCGCAACGGCGTCGGCAACGATGCTCGGCGACCCGGACGCCGATCCGCCGCGACGGCGACTCGTCGTCGCGCCGGAACCGAGTCGGCAGAGTGCCATCGAACGACTGCGAGAGACGGGGCCGCTCTCCTCGGAGTACGCACGCCTCGTCACGCGCGGCGAGAGCGCACGGAGCGCGGCCACGACGGCCGAATCGTTCGAACAGGTGACGCCACGAACGCACGTCATCGACGGGACGCTCCAAGACCTCGGTGAGACGGTGGCGACGGTCATCGAGGAGTTCGACCTGTTCGCCGGCGGACTCGATCCCGCCGAGTTTCGGATGGCGTTCGACTGCCTCCCGACGGTGCTCGCGGCCCACGGCCGGGAGACGGCCTTCCGACTCGTGCACGTCCTGGTCGCCCAGGCCCGGTCGGTCGGCGGACTCGTTCACTTCCGCCTGCCACGAGACCTGAGCGCCGAGGTAGTCAGGCTCTTCCAACCCCTGTTCGACGCGACGGTCGAACTCCGCATCGACGGGGAGCGGTTGGATCAACGGTGGCATTTCCGCGACCGTGACCTTACGTCGGACTGGCTTCCCCTCGAAACCCCGGAAACGTGA
- a CDS encoding pyridoxal phosphate-dependent aminotransferase, translated as MKLSARARNTPPSGIRRFFELAEEMDDVISLGVGEPDFSAPWKARASAIHSLERGRTSYTTNRGMYELREAISSHVTQYGLEYGPDEEILVTTGASEAVDLALRALVDPGDTVAIQSPAYISYGPGVRFSGGDPLPVSTRAENDFVLTYDDLERAGAADAEVLMICYPNNPTGATATADELAEIAEFAREHDLTVLSDEIYAGLTYEGDHASIATLPGMRERTIVFNGFSKAYAMTGLRLGYALGPSEVIDAMNRIHQYTMLSAPTTAQYAALEALQSCDDDVAEMRTQYDRRRRFVISRFRDIGLDCFEAKGAFYVFPEAPYDDEQFAEDLLQEEGVALVPGRVFGEEGYGHLRASYATGMPELKEAMNRIESFLDDR; from the coding sequence ATGAAGCTGTCAGCACGCGCCCGAAACACCCCGCCGTCCGGTATCCGGCGCTTCTTCGAACTCGCCGAAGAGATGGACGACGTCATCTCGCTCGGCGTGGGTGAACCCGACTTCAGTGCCCCGTGGAAGGCGCGGGCGTCCGCCATCCACTCCCTGGAACGGGGGCGGACCTCCTACACGACTAACCGCGGAATGTACGAGCTCCGCGAGGCGATTTCGAGCCACGTCACGCAGTACGGGCTGGAGTACGGCCCCGACGAGGAGATTCTGGTGACGACCGGAGCGAGCGAGGCCGTCGACCTGGCGCTGCGGGCGCTGGTCGACCCCGGCGATACGGTCGCCATCCAGTCGCCGGCGTACATCTCCTACGGTCCAGGCGTGCGCTTCTCCGGCGGCGATCCGCTGCCCGTGTCGACGCGAGCCGAGAACGACTTCGTGTTGACCTACGACGACCTGGAGCGCGCCGGCGCCGCCGACGCCGAGGTGTTGATGATCTGCTACCCGAACAACCCGACGGGGGCGACGGCGACGGCGGACGAACTCGCCGAAATCGCGGAGTTCGCCCGCGAACACGACCTGACGGTGCTCTCCGACGAGATCTACGCGGGGCTGACCTACGAGGGCGACCACGCGTCGATCGCGACCTTACCGGGCATGCGCGAGCGGACCATCGTCTTCAACGGCTTCTCGAAGGCGTACGCCATGACGGGACTCCGCCTCGGCTACGCGCTCGGCCCGAGCGAGGTGATCGACGCGATGAACCGCATCCACCAGTACACGATGCTGTCGGCGCCGACGACGGCCCAGTACGCCGCGCTCGAAGCCCTCCAGTCGTGTGACGACGACGTGGCCGAGATGCGCACGCAGTACGACCGCCGCCGTCGGTTCGTCATCTCGCGGTTCCGCGATATCGGCCTCGACTGCTTCGAGGCGAAAGGCGCCTTCTACGTCTTCCCCGAAGCGCCGTACGACGACGAGCAGTTCGCGGAGGACCTGCTCCAGGAGGAGGGCGTCGCGCTCGTTCCCGGACGGGTCTTCGGCGAAGAGGGCTACGGCCACCTGCGGGCCTCCTACGCGACCGGGATGCCGGAGCTGAAGGAGGCGATGAACCGCATCGAATCGTTCCTCGACGACCGGTAA
- a CDS encoding Lrp/AsnC family transcriptional regulator encodes MADKLALLDLLLENARESPETISRQLGCSEAEVEEMIDELEAEGAVLGYQPVVDWSRVDRDHVEAEVELNLELDRETKYADVAGRITKFDEVTALRLVSGDYDFDVTVEGDSMRDVSMFVSEQIAPIPEVTQTVTHFVMNTYKNSGLEFIDSDEDDRLSISP; translated from the coding sequence ATGGCCGATAAGTTAGCGCTACTCGACTTACTCCTTGAGAACGCCCGCGAGAGCCCCGAGACGATATCGCGACAGCTCGGCTGCTCGGAAGCGGAAGTCGAGGAGATGATCGACGAACTGGAGGCCGAGGGCGCGGTCCTCGGCTATCAGCCGGTCGTCGACTGGAGTCGCGTCGACCGCGACCACGTCGAGGCCGAAGTCGAACTCAACCTCGAACTCGACCGCGAGACGAAATACGCCGATGTCGCCGGACGCATCACGAAGTTCGACGAGGTGACGGCGCTCCGTCTCGTCTCCGGCGACTACGACTTCGACGTGACCGTCGAGGGCGACTCGATGCGTGACGTCTCCATGTTCGTCTCCGAGCAGATCGCACCGATCCCCGAGGTGACCCAGACCGTGACGCACTTCGTCATGAACACCTACAAGAACAGCGGCCTGGAGTTCATCGACAGCGACGAGGACGACCGCCTCTCGATTTCGCCATGA
- a CDS encoding DUF7408 domain-containing protein, whose protein sequence is MALSDAFLTPLGLLALLAVVPVVYLYLVQPDPRRVELPTLRLLFEDDQRDASNPFLERLRRSLLLLLQLLVIVALALALAGPYVSVSESQTVEETVIVLDGSASMGVETDDGGTRFDAARAAAREATTGTNAVVFAGADTRIALRSGGTTAASTALDGLSLTDAPTDLADAVSQAAAIAGENARIVVLSDFADSAWTDAVRSARARGLQVDLRQFAGGGAANVGIVDRSFAGANVTLTVQNFGSESVTRSVTLGGRSRSLALGSGDVSRVTLPVPAGGGEARLTPGDSFPTDDVAYVAAPADPAVDVLLLTNDRNRHLVTALSVIDEVRLTIDQPPTTVDDGYDVILYSNLEAERLLQGNVEAGRDVVANGGGVGVLAQENPPDTYGDLLLVSPTGVGTTPSIGQVTADELTRGIDFPPPDAYLEGSLRDGTALVRTADGTPLVATATRGPGRLLYYGSVVDQDPFRFNYQYPVFWKRAVFHLAGRESLSALNRETGSRLQVANATTVETPDGDTVSTQRIPLDRAGFYVVGDRRIGVSLYSDAESAVDATPLTDRTDDTGVPVREEERQVPRPLTWVVALVGLLAAVVEVAYLRRRGDL, encoded by the coding sequence ATGGCCCTCTCCGACGCGTTTCTGACGCCGCTCGGGCTTCTCGCCCTCCTTGCGGTCGTCCCCGTCGTCTATCTCTATCTCGTCCAGCCCGATCCGCGTCGCGTCGAACTCCCGACCCTCCGTCTCCTGTTCGAAGACGACCAGCGCGACGCCTCGAACCCCTTCCTCGAACGGCTCCGCCGCAGCCTCCTCCTCCTCTTGCAGCTGCTCGTGATCGTCGCCCTCGCGCTCGCGCTCGCCGGCCCCTACGTCTCCGTCTCGGAGAGCCAGACCGTCGAGGAGACGGTGATCGTCCTCGACGGCAGCGCGAGCATGGGCGTCGAAACCGACGATGGCGGGACGCGGTTCGACGCCGCCCGGGCCGCCGCTCGCGAGGCGACGACCGGCACCAACGCCGTCGTCTTCGCGGGGGCCGACACTCGGATCGCACTCCGCTCCGGCGGCACCACGGCCGCCTCCACGGCGCTCGACGGACTCTCGCTCACCGACGCGCCGACGGATCTCGCCGACGCCGTCTCGCAGGCGGCCGCCATCGCGGGCGAGAACGCGCGGATCGTCGTCCTCAGCGACTTCGCCGACAGCGCCTGGACCGACGCCGTGCGGTCGGCGCGCGCCCGCGGCCTGCAGGTCGACCTCCGCCAGTTCGCGGGGGGTGGCGCGGCCAACGTGGGGATCGTCGACCGCTCGTTCGCGGGCGCGAACGTCACGCTCACGGTGCAGAACTTCGGTAGCGAATCCGTCACCCGTTCCGTGACCCTCGGTGGCCGCAGTCGCTCGCTGGCGCTCGGTTCCGGCGACGTGTCGCGGGTGACGCTTCCCGTACCTGCCGGCGGCGGCGAGGCCCGACTGACACCCGGTGACTCCTTCCCGACCGACGATGTCGCGTACGTCGCGGCGCCCGCCGATCCCGCGGTCGACGTCTTGTTGCTGACCAACGACCGGAACCGACATCTCGTGACCGCGCTCTCGGTGATCGACGAGGTGCGGCTCACCATCGACCAACCGCCGACGACCGTCGACGACGGCTACGACGTGATCCTCTACAGTAATCTGGAAGCCGAGCGCCTCCTCCAGGGCAACGTCGAGGCGGGCCGCGATGTGGTCGCCAACGGCGGCGGCGTCGGCGTCCTCGCTCAGGAGAACCCGCCGGACACCTACGGCGACCTCCTCCTCGTCTCGCCGACGGGCGTCGGAACGACCCCTTCGATCGGGCAGGTGACGGCGGACGAACTGACACGCGGCATCGACTTCCCGCCGCCGGACGCGTATCTCGAGGGGTCGCTGCGGGACGGCACCGCGCTGGTCCGCACCGCCGACGGCACGCCGCTCGTCGCGACGGCGACCCGCGGTCCCGGCCGCCTGCTCTACTACGGGTCCGTAGTCGACCAGGACCCGTTCCGGTTCAACTACCAGTATCCCGTCTTCTGGAAGCGCGCGGTGTTCCATCTCGCCGGCCGCGAGTCGCTGTCGGCGCTGAACCGCGAGACGGGGAGTCGCCTCCAAGTTGCGAACGCCACGACCGTCGAGACGCCCGACGGCGACACCGTCTCGACTCAACGCATCCCGCTCGATCGCGCCGGCTTCTACGTCGTCGGTGACCGCCGGATCGGCGTCTCCCTCTACAGCGACGCCGAATCGGCCGTCGACGCCACGCCGCTCACCGACCGGACGGACGACACCGGCGTTCCCGTGCGCGAAGAGGAGCGGCAGGTCCCTCGCCCGCTGACGTGGGTTGTCGCGCTCGTGGGACTGCTCGCCGCGGTGGTCGAAGTGGCCTATCTCCGTCGACGGGGTGATCTCTGA